CATCGAGACCCTGGGCGGCGTCTTCACGCGGCTCATCGACCGGAACACGACGATCCCCACGAAGAAGAGCCAGGTCTTCTCTACCGCGGCGGACAATCAGCCGTCGGTGGAGGTGCACGTCCTTCAGGGCGAGCGCGACATGGCCCTCTACAACCGGACCCTGGGCAAGTTCCACCTGGACGGCATCCCGCCGGCGCCCCGGGGCATGCCCCAGATCGAGGTGACCTTCGACATCGACGCGAACGGCATCCTCCACGTCTCGGCCAAGGACATGGGCACGGGCAAGGAGCAGCAGATCCGCATCGAGGCGTCCAGCGGCCTGTCGGAATCCGAGATCGACAAGATGGTCAAGGACGCCGAGGTCCACGCCGACGAGGACTCGAAGAAGAAGGAAGAGGTGGAAGCCCGCAACCAGGCCGACCAGCTCGTGTACTCGACGGAGAAGTCGCTGGAAGAGCACGGGGACAAGCTATCTGAAGAGGACCGCGGCGCCATCGATGCGGCCCTGGCCGAGTTGAAGACGGCCCTGGAGGGAAGCGATCCGGCGGCCATCAAGGCGGCCACCGAGAAGCTGACCCAGGCTTCCCAGAAACTCGCGGAAGTCCTCTACCAGCAAGCCCAGGCCGAGCAGGCCGCCGCCCAGGCTGCCCAGGCGGGCGCGGCCGGTCCCGAGGGTCCGCAGGACGGTCCGCAGGGGCCGCCTCCAGGCGCCCAGCCGGAAGGCGATCCGCAGGCGCAGAAGAAGAAGAAAGACGGCGCCATCGACGCGGATTACGAGGTGGTGAACTAAAGGGAGGGGAGGGCGCGGCAGGCGGCCTTATACGAATGGAGCGGAGCCGCTGATATCTGCGTCGCTTTCTGAACTTAAATCAAAAACGCGGGGCTCGAGGTGAGTTCCGCGTTTTTTATGTTCGATCAAGTGGTGTGCACGAACAAATGGTGCGCACGAATGTCGGCAGCACACTACCGCACCGGCGTTTCAGAATCCCGGCAGTCAATCACTCTCCTATGCGATACGATACGCCTAAATTCGCATACCGCCAAAGGTCCTGGCTCAAGCCGAATGACGCGATCAGGGCCAGTCTCGGCGAGACAGAGTATCCAGCGCCTACTGAGAAGACTGGATGTGGCGTGAGCGACTCCACCTCAGTGTCCTGGTCCAGATCGCCCCGCTTGATCTCCACGCCCACAAGTCCCTCGACATAGAACGGACGTTGCTCTCCGTAGTACAGCCTGGCGCCCGCAGCGACCGGTATACCCTGGTACACCGAGTCGATTGGAATCAATGCACTGCCCACCTCGACGTCACCCACCTTGCTGCCATAGTGATTGAATCCAACCTTGCCGACCAGACTGAGCATGTCGGTATTCTGAAGCGGATAGACAACCGCCACAAGACCGCCGAATCCCTTTCCGTCCGCAAGCACGCTCAGATCTTCCAGGGCGAAAGACGCATGTCCCTGGATTTCAAGTGAAACCTGGGCTTGAACTTTGCCGGCCGTCAGTAAGGGTATCGCCAGCATACATGTAATCGCCAGCAGGAAGAATAAACGTCGCATGGTGGTTTCCTTTATTTGATTACGTTACTCCCCTTCGAGACCACTTGAGGCTCCTTCAAGCATTTCCAGGTCCGCCAGGTCCCTCTGCCTCCCCGTTGCCCGCTTGTTCTTGATGAGTTGGTCTTATCGAGCTTGTCGCGTCTGATGTCGAGGACTTTGACGGTATACTTCGAATTTCAACAACTCCACTTGAGGATCGCCTGACGATCCGAGCAACGTGTTGTATGGGGTCGTCGAGTTTGTCTCCATATACTTGACGACGCAGACGTTGAACTTCAGCGAGGCGTTCTTCAGGCGTCCTGCTCAGCCAGTAGGCTCGATCTTTCCTCGCAGTGGATTCGTCGCTAATGGGAGGTTTATTAGAAGTCTTTTTTGCCATGAGACACTTCCGCCATACCGTTTGGGTTTGTTCAAGTTAGCCCATAAGTCATGAAGTGTCAACTTGATAGGGAACTTGGTCTGCACGACCCGGCGGACAGCATCATGGACTGGCAAGAGGTCAGGAACACGTTACTCGATACCGGTTGACTATGTCTTGCCCGCCATGTAAAATCTCCCCGGAATCCAGCCCGGGAGGAACCATGGCACAAGGCAGCACCTCAGATCCCCTTTCCATCACACTCGGCGTCGAGGAGGAGTTCTTCCTGGTCGACCCGGATACGCGCGACCTGCTGCCCGACCCCGATCCACGGATCTTCGAGGAATGTGAGAAGAACCGCGGGGAACACAAGGTCGTGGCCGAGTTCCTCCGGTCCCAGATCGAGACCACCACCCGGGTATGCACGTCCGTGGCGGACGTCCACGCGGCCCTCATCGAGACCCGCCGCCTCGTCATCGACGCGGCCGCGCAGCACGGCGCCGCGGTGCTGGCCGCCTCCACCCATCCCTTCGCGGCCTGGCACAACCAGGTCGTCACGGCGGGGCGTCGCTACGAACAGTTCGCCATGACCTACCAGCAGGCCGTACGGGAACTGCTCGTGGGCGGGATGCACATCCACGCGGGTTTCGGCGACGGCGGCAGCCGCGTCCGGGTGATGACGGCCATGCGCCGCTACCTGCCCCTGCTTCACGCGCTCTCGGCATCCTCGCCCTTCAGCAGCGGGCGGGAGACCGGGTTCAAATCCTATCGCCTGACCCTCTTCGGCAGCATGCCGCGCACGGGACTGCCCGGGCCGCTGCACTCCTGGGAGGAATTCGAGAAACTGGTCGAAGACTACCAGCGGATGGAGTTCATCAAGGACAGCAGCGAGCTCTGGTGGGACATCCGGCCTTCCCGGGCCTTCCCTACCCTGGAACTGCGCATCTGCGACGTCTGCCAGACCGTGGACGACGCCATGAGCGTCGTGGCGCTCTACACCTGTCTCGTGCGGCACCTGATGCGTCTCGACCTGGAAGGCCGCCTTCCGCCGGAACCGCCGACGGAGCTGATCAAGGAGAACTGCTGGCTCGCCCAGCGGTACGGCGTGGTCGCGTTCCTGGGGGATACGGAGGGTTCGGGCCGGCTCGATATCGACGAGTACGCCGAAGCCCTGGTCGAAACCCTGTCCGAAGACGCGCGAGCCATGGAGTGCGAGGATCAGCTGCGCCACATTCTCGACCTCATCCGGTACGGCACCGGGTCGGATCGCCAGATCGACCACTACCGGTTGCGCCGCCTCGAAGGGGACACTGAAGAGGAAGCCCTGCGGGCCGTGGTGGATCTCGTGGTCGAGGAAACCGGAAGCGGCCTGGATGCGCCGACCGCGGCGTAACGATGGGACTACTGCGTAATTCGAGACCGAACCGGAGCACGCCGCTTCAACCAGAGCGCACTACTTCAATCTGAGCGCACTTTTACATCCGGAACGCACTTCCTCAACCGGAGTGCAACTCTGCAACCGGGAATCCTCTTCCCGAATTAAAAGGAGACTGAATCATGATACACAGAATCGGGGTATTGACCCTGTGCCTGGTCGTCGCGGCCGTCTCCGGACGGGCAACGGCACAGGCAACTACATCGACCTCCACACAGACCTCCACTTCCGCATCCATACAGGCCCTGTCGCAGAACGGCTGGTACCTGCGGACCAATCTGGGTTTCGCGGTGGCCCCAGGCCTGACTGTCAGTGCGAGGGACAATGACTGGGGGACCCGTTGCGACAAGCTGTCCAATCCGGGGCTCGCCGAAACGCGCCCGGATGAATGCGTGAGCGCGCCGCCGCCCGCGGAATGGACGCACGAAGTCGGAGCAGGCGATGGCGTGCAGAGCGTGCTGGCCCTGGGATATACCTGGAACAGCCTGCGGTTCGAGGGTGAATATCTCTACCGGACCACGACCTACACACGCGGCGAGGGCGAAAGCCAGGTCCTGGACGCCGTGACCCAGGAGAAGCAGCAGCAGGAAATCGAAATCATCGACGGCGGGTTGGAAGATCTGCTATCGCACAGTGTTTTTGCCAACGTGTATTACGAGTTCAAGAGCAACTCGCCTTACACGCCCTACATCGGGGTCGGCGTTGGGATTTCCAGCACTTCGCTCGACTACTACGGAAGATT
Above is a genomic segment from Gemmatimonadota bacterium containing:
- a CDS encoding Hsp70 family protein codes for the protein IETLGGVFTRLIDRNTTIPTKKSQVFSTAADNQPSVEVHVLQGERDMALYNRTLGKFHLDGIPPAPRGMPQIEVTFDIDANGILHVSAKDMGTGKEQQIRIEASSGLSESEIDKMVKDAEVHADEDSKKKEEVEARNQADQLVYSTEKSLEEHGDKLSEEDRGAIDAALAELKTALEGSDPAAIKAATEKLTQASQKLAEVLYQQAQAEQAAAQAAQAGAAGPEGPQDGPQGPPPGAQPEGDPQAQKKKKDGAIDADYEVVN
- a CDS encoding carboxylate-amine ligase, with protein sequence MAQGSTSDPLSITLGVEEEFFLVDPDTRDLLPDPDPRIFEECEKNRGEHKVVAEFLRSQIETTTRVCTSVADVHAALIETRRLVIDAAAQHGAAVLAASTHPFAAWHNQVVTAGRRYEQFAMTYQQAVRELLVGGMHIHAGFGDGGSRVRVMTAMRRYLPLLHALSASSPFSSGRETGFKSYRLTLFGSMPRTGLPGPLHSWEEFEKLVEDYQRMEFIKDSSELWWDIRPSRAFPTLELRICDVCQTVDDAMSVVALYTCLVRHLMRLDLEGRLPPEPPTELIKENCWLAQRYGVVAFLGDTEGSGRLDIDEYAEALVETLSEDARAMECEDQLRHILDLIRYGTGSDRQIDHYRLRRLEGDTEEEALRAVVDLVVEETGSGLDAPTAA
- a CDS encoding outer membrane beta-barrel protein, whose translation is MIHRIGVLTLCLVVAAVSGRATAQATTSTSTQTSTSASIQALSQNGWYLRTNLGFAVAPGLTVSARDNDWGTRCDKLSNPGLAETRPDECVSAPPPAEWTHEVGAGDGVQSVLALGYTWNSLRFEGEYLYRTTTYTRGEGESQVLDAVTQEKQQQEIEIIDGGLEDLLSHSVFANVYYEFKSNSPYTPYIGVGVGISSTSLDYYGRFKRNDDPAAISTFLHPERKARLAGTTTIGRHKMNDLLAAYQAVVGVDYALSGNLGIGAKVRWSKFSEFDGEELWTQLRSHASSVGRGFDVMYGISTDELSMVGVSLNMMYSF